In Hevea brasiliensis isolate MT/VB/25A 57/8 chromosome 13, ASM3005281v1, whole genome shotgun sequence, a single genomic region encodes these proteins:
- the LOC131171868 gene encoding putative glucose-6-phosphate 1-epimerase, translating into MATGSDRVAVELCKGINGLDKVVLRESRGSSVEVYLYGGQVTSWKNDHGEELLFVSSKAIFKPPKAIRGGIPICFPQFGSHGGLEQHGFARNRVWSIDTDPPPFPTVSSNKAFIDLIFKPTEEDMKIWPHSFEFRLRVALGPGGDLMLTSRIRNTNADGKPFSFTFAYHTYFSVSDISEVRVEGLETLDYLDNLQSKERFTEQGDAITFESEIDKIYLSTPTKIAILDHEKKRTFVLRKDGLPDAVVWNPWDRKAKAMADFGDDEYKHMLCVEAAAVEKPITLKPGEEWRGRLELSAVPSSYCSGQLDPRKVLLSS; encoded by the exons ATGGCTACGGGCAGCGATAGGGTGGCAGTCGAGCTCTGTAAAGGCATCAATGGTCTCGACAAAGTTGTTCTCCGTGAGTCTCGTGGCAGTTCTGTTGAG GTATACTTGTATGGTGGTCAAGTAACATCTTGGAAAAATGACCATGGCGAGGAGTTGCTTTTTGTTAGCAGTAAG GCTATATTTAAACCTCCAAAGGCAATTCGTGGAGGCATTCCAATATGCTTTCCTCAA TTTGGGAGTCATGGTGGTCTTGAGCAGCATGGCTTTGCGAGGAATAGAGTTTGGAGCATTGACACTGACCCGCCTCCTTTTCCAACTGTTTCTTCAAATAAGGCCTTTATTGATTTGATCTTTAAGCCCACTGAAGAAGATATGAAGATCTGGCCTCACAG TTTTGAGTTCCGTTTGAGGGTGGCTTTGGGACCTGGTGGAGATCTGATGCTGACATCACGCATAAGGAATACCAATGCTGATGGAAAGCCATTTTCATTCACATTTGCATACCACACTTACTTCTCTGTTTCAGACATCAG TGAAGTTCGGGTTGAAGGCTTGGAAACGCTGGATTATCTTGACAACCTACAGAGCAAGGAGCGTTTTACCGAGCAAGGGGATGCTATAACTTTTGAATCAGAA ATTGACAAGATATATCTCAGCACTCCTACAAAGATAGCAATTCTGGATCATGAAAAAAAGAGAACATTTGTTCTACGCAAGGATGGACTGCCAGATGCTG TGGTGTGGAATCCATGGGATAGGAAGGCAAAGGCAATGGCTGATTTTGGAGATGATGAATACAAGCACATGTTGTGTGTGGAAGCCGCTGCAGTTGAAAAGCCTATTACATTAAAACCTGGGGAAGAATGGAGAGGAAGACTTGAACTTTCTGCTGTTCCTTCCAGTTACTGTAGTGGCCAACTTGATCCTCGGAAGGTTCTCCTGAGCAGCTGA